Proteins encoded in a region of the Leptolyngbya sp. FACHB-261 genome:
- a CDS encoding Crp/Fnr family transcriptional regulator, which produces MVSIYSASFNTQALRPTSPPLGSNQTLEFISLNQPDLDRFSFPTAERSNYNQCPPNLLPTLTYQDLAPGQFLFQPGDPVLAFFVVQTGRLKLVSYTSEGKMVTSQIARAGHSFAEASLLSEVYAYAAVAEVASRVLVYPKSFLQSRPGLTQNLLQGLVEHVQFLQAHLELREISSAKERVLQYLRNCAQPSETGNVYLDRPFRIIAGELGLSPETFSRALSKLEKEGAILRAKRQISVCKAL; this is translated from the coding sequence ATGGTTAGTATTTATTCGGCCAGCTTTAACACTCAAGCGCTCAGGCCAACCTCTCCACCCTTAGGTTCAAATCAGACGCTCGAGTTTATCTCGCTCAATCAACCTGATCTAGATAGATTCAGCTTTCCAACAGCTGAGCGGTCGAACTACAATCAGTGCCCCCCAAATTTACTGCCAACGCTAACCTATCAGGATCTCGCTCCAGGGCAGTTTCTATTTCAACCGGGTGATCCAGTTTTAGCTTTTTTTGTCGTGCAAACGGGTCGGCTCAAGCTGGTTAGCTACACCAGTGAGGGGAAAATGGTCACCTCACAAATAGCGCGGGCAGGCCACAGTTTTGCTGAAGCTTCCCTCCTTTCTGAGGTTTATGCCTATGCAGCCGTTGCTGAGGTTGCCTCTCGCGTACTGGTCTATCCCAAATCGTTTCTACAGAGCCGTCCTGGGCTAACTCAAAACTTGTTGCAGGGTCTGGTTGAACATGTTCAGTTTCTACAGGCCCACCTGGAGTTGCGAGAAATTAGCTCGGCTAAAGAGCGCGTCCTACAATATCTGCGCAATTGTGCCCAGCCTTCTGAAACAGGAAACGTTTATCTGGACCGACCTTTCAGAATAATCGCAGGTGAACTCGGTCTCAGCCCTGAAACCTTTTCGCGAGCGCTAAGCAAATTGGAAAAAGAAGGCGCTATCTTGCGAGCCAAGCGACAAATCAGTGTGTGCAAAGCCCTGTAG